Proteins from a single region of Halorubrum sp. 2020YC2:
- a CDS encoding IS6 family transposase translates to MAETERLSERIAWIDLSFVERDRTPRWAIEVGIRCHLAGMSLREVSKHLELFGIKRSHVAIHNWVHKAELQPISTVSEDQIAVDEKMIRLHGQKFWLYGAVDPQTNEILHVSIYPTANKQTTRWFLTELHRRYQLDSVEFLVDDADYLGSVLDEDGYRFQVIQHGNRNAIERVFWEIERRTSSFANSFSNVALETAQNWLEAFAVYHNSRQT, encoded by the coding sequence ATGGCCGAAACCGAGCGCCTCAGCGAACGTATCGCGTGGATCGACTTGTCGTTTGTGGAGCGAGATCGAACGCCGCGATGGGCGATTGAAGTAGGGATCCGCTGTCACTTGGCCGGTATGTCATTGCGAGAGGTAAGTAAGCATCTTGAGCTGTTTGGGATCAAGCGGAGTCACGTCGCGATCCATAACTGGGTTCATAAGGCCGAACTACAGCCGATCTCGACCGTCTCCGAGGATCAAATCGCGGTTGACGAAAAGATGATCCGCCTCCACGGCCAGAAGTTCTGGCTGTACGGCGCGGTTGATCCGCAGACGAACGAGATCCTTCACGTGAGTATCTATCCGACCGCAAATAAACAGACGACGCGATGGTTTCTCACCGAGCTTCACCGGCGCTATCAGCTCGATAGCGTGGAATTTCTCGTCGATGACGCAGACTATCTCGGATCAGTTCTCGATGAAGACGGCTATCGATTTCAAGTCATTCAACATGGAAATCGGAATGCTATCGAACGTGTCTTTTGGGAAATAGAACGACGAACATCATCGTTTGCGAATAGTTTCAGCAATGTCGCGCTAGAGACAGCTCAAAACTGGCTAGAAGCCTTCGCCGTCTACCACAATTCACGCCAAACTTAA
- a CDS encoding S9 family peptidase, protein MRQYDIERYLNVRNAGGADLGPDGRLSFLLDTTGTGQVWSVREPESWPEQHTFFEESVSFVDSSPERSEAVFGMDEGGNERAQLYRLDYESGDITDLTDMPEAKHRWGGWDSTGDRFAFASNRRDEAVFDVYVQGRDETGDDAELVYEGDGWLSVAGWSPSDDRLIVHEAHSSFDHDVYTLDISTGDLTHHTPHEGDVRYSGPEWGPDGEGVYLVTDRDTDTLRLERLDLATGEFDVVADGGEWNVDGVAIDEDSRRLVYSRNVDGYTELTAGELVAPDRIDEFPAPDLPDGVAGGVSFGPEGERFAVTATGSTHNANVYVVDATTGEAERWTRASTAGIPADTFVERELVHYPTFDVDERRSSASETSSRTGREIPAFFSVPETEPPESGYPVVVDIHGGPESQRRPSFASVTQYLLNNGYAVFEPNVRGSSGYGKVYSGLDDVENRMDSVKDIREGVGWLHDHPEVDPDRVVAMGGSYGGFMVLASLTEYPDLWAAGVDIVGIANFVTFLENTGDWRRSLREAEYGSLAEDREFLESVSPINNIDRIEAPLFVLHGENDPRVPVGEAEQIVEEARAQGVPVRKLIFDDEGHGFAKLDNRIEAYRGIVDFLAEHV, encoded by the coding sequence ATGCGACAGTACGACATCGAGCGCTACCTCAACGTGCGGAACGCGGGCGGCGCCGACCTCGGTCCCGACGGGCGGCTCTCCTTCCTGCTCGACACGACCGGCACGGGGCAGGTGTGGTCGGTCCGCGAGCCGGAGTCGTGGCCGGAACAGCACACGTTCTTCGAGGAGTCCGTCTCCTTCGTCGACTCCTCCCCGGAGCGCTCGGAGGCCGTCTTCGGCATGGACGAGGGGGGCAACGAGCGCGCGCAGCTCTACCGGCTCGACTACGAGTCCGGCGACATCACGGACCTCACCGACATGCCCGAAGCGAAACACCGGTGGGGCGGCTGGGACTCGACGGGCGACCGGTTCGCGTTCGCGTCGAACCGGCGCGACGAGGCCGTCTTCGACGTGTACGTTCAGGGCCGCGACGAGACCGGCGACGACGCCGAACTCGTGTACGAGGGCGACGGCTGGCTCTCGGTCGCCGGCTGGTCCCCGAGCGACGACCGGCTGATCGTCCACGAGGCGCACTCCTCGTTCGACCACGACGTGTACACCCTCGATATCTCGACCGGCGACCTCACCCACCACACGCCCCACGAGGGGGACGTGCGGTACTCCGGCCCGGAGTGGGGCCCCGACGGTGAGGGGGTCTACCTCGTCACCGACCGCGACACGGACACGCTGCGCTTGGAGCGGCTGGACCTCGCGACCGGCGAGTTCGACGTCGTCGCGGACGGCGGCGAGTGGAACGTCGACGGCGTCGCGATAGACGAGGACTCGCGGCGGCTCGTCTACTCCCGGAACGTCGACGGCTACACCGAACTCACCGCGGGGGAACTCGTCGCGCCCGACCGGATCGACGAGTTCCCGGCGCCGGACCTGCCGGACGGCGTCGCGGGCGGCGTGAGCTTCGGTCCCGAGGGCGAGCGGTTCGCGGTGACGGCGACGGGCAGCACGCACAACGCGAACGTCTACGTCGTCGACGCGACCACCGGCGAGGCGGAGCGCTGGACCCGCGCCTCGACCGCGGGGATCCCCGCGGACACGTTCGTCGAGCGAGAACTGGTCCACTACCCGACCTTCGACGTCGACGAACGACGTTCGTCGGCCAGCGAGACGTCGTCTCGCACTGGGCGGGAGATTCCCGCGTTCTTCTCCGTGCCGGAGACGGAGCCGCCGGAGTCGGGCTACCCGGTCGTCGTCGACATCCACGGCGGGCCGGAGTCGCAGCGGCGGCCCTCCTTCGCCTCGGTCACGCAGTACCTGCTGAACAACGGGTATGCCGTCTTCGAGCCGAACGTCCGCGGCTCCTCGGGGTACGGGAAGGTGTACTCCGGGCTTGACGACGTGGAGAACCGGATGGACTCGGTGAAGGACATCCGCGAGGGCGTCGGCTGGCTCCACGACCACCCCGAGGTCGACCCCGACCGCGTCGTCGCGATGGGCGGCTCCTACGGCGGCTTCATGGTGCTCGCGTCGCTGACCGAGTACCCGGATCTGTGGGCCGCGGGCGTCGACATCGTCGGCATCGCGAACTTCGTCACGTTCTTGGAGAACACCGGCGACTGGCGGCGGTCGCTGCGCGAGGCCGAGTACGGCTCGCTGGCCGAGGACCGCGAGTTCCTCGAGTCCGTCTCCCCGATCAACAACATCGACCGGATCGAGGCCCCGCTGTTCGTCCTCCACGGCGAGAACGACCCGCGGGTGCCCGTCGGAGAGGCCGAGCAGATCGTCGAGGAGGCGCGCGCGCAGGGCGTCCCCGTCCGGAAGCTGATCTTCGACGACGAGGGACACGGCTTCGCGAAGCTCGACAACCGGATCGAGGCGTACCGCGGGATCGTCGACTTCCTCGCGGAACACGTCTGA
- a CDS encoding glycosyltransferase → MRVAFVSLFTPEHGETPARTRTLRTARRLAARGHDVVWLCAQWWGGDHDAFDDEGIEYRSVTVEPSPVGFAAKLPAALRRVAPDVVHAVNSPPTPALAATVAGSLSRVPVVVDWWRDHPADARRWYRPLARRADAVATPSRTTKTRVREHGADGDDVRVLPESIDFDAVESAGVDDRFDAVYSRRLDRHANVETFLLGLAELRGRDWTAAVIGDGPERGRIEATASDLRIDDRVEFLGDVPTEARIPIFKGTHVAVATATWETFATDLLWAVACGCVALVEYQADSGAHELVEGRERGRLVTSPAELADEFVAVGDLERRAVDREFASFDHEAVTDRYVALYEELVDGE, encoded by the coding sequence ATGCGCGTCGCGTTCGTCTCGCTTTTCACCCCCGAACACGGGGAGACCCCGGCGCGGACGCGGACGCTCCGAACCGCCCGCCGGCTCGCCGCCCGCGGGCACGACGTGGTCTGGCTGTGCGCGCAGTGGTGGGGCGGCGACCACGACGCGTTCGACGACGAGGGGATCGAGTACCGCTCGGTCACCGTCGAGCCGTCGCCCGTCGGGTTCGCCGCGAAGCTCCCGGCCGCGCTCCGGCGCGTCGCCCCCGACGTCGTCCACGCGGTCAACAGCCCGCCGACGCCCGCGCTCGCCGCCACGGTCGCGGGGTCGCTCTCTCGGGTCCCGGTCGTCGTCGACTGGTGGCGCGACCACCCGGCCGACGCCCGCCGCTGGTACCGGCCGCTCGCGCGGCGCGCCGACGCGGTCGCGACCCCCTCGCGGACCACCAAGACGCGCGTCCGCGAACACGGCGCCGACGGCGACGACGTGCGGGTGCTCCCCGAGAGCATCGACTTCGACGCCGTCGAGTCCGCGGGCGTCGACGACCGCTTCGACGCGGTGTACTCGCGGCGGCTCGACCGCCATGCCAACGTCGAGACGTTCCTGCTCGGGCTGGCGGAGCTACGGGGCCGCGACTGGACCGCGGCGGTGATCGGTGATGGTCCCGAGCGCGGCCGGATCGAGGCGACCGCGAGCGACCTCCGCATCGACGACCGCGTCGAGTTCCTCGGTGACGTTCCGACCGAAGCGCGGATTCCGATATTCAAGGGGACACACGTCGCGGTCGCGACCGCGACGTGGGAGACGTTCGCGACCGACCTGCTGTGGGCGGTCGCGTGCGGCTGCGTCGCCCTCGTCGAGTACCAGGCGGACTCCGGCGCGCACGAACTCGTGGAGGGGCGCGAGCGCGGGCGGCTCGTGACCAGCCCGGCGGAGCTGGCCGACGAGTTCGTCGCGGTCGGGGATCTCGAACGCCGGGCGGTCGACCGGGAGTTCGCCTCGTTCGACCACGAGGCGGTCACGGACCGCTACGTGGCGCTGTACGAGGAACTCGTCGACGGGGAGTGA
- a CDS encoding aldo/keto reductase: MPVLGLGTWENDDPAQCTESVANALDAGYRHVDTAQIYGNETAVGKGIARSDVDREEVFLASKVWIDNLAPADVASSTRESLDKLGVDSVDLMYVHWPAGEYEPEETLPAFAELRDDGLIDRIGVSNFEPHHLDAATDALGEAPFANQVEMHPLLRQEELREYADANGVELVAYSPLARGEILDDPAIVDIAETHGVSAAQVSLAWLREKGVTAIPKATGTDHIRDNLASVDLDLDDEDVEAIDTLGRTDRQLNPDFGPDW; the protein is encoded by the coding sequence ATGCCCGTCCTCGGGCTCGGCACGTGGGAGAACGACGACCCGGCGCAGTGCACCGAATCGGTCGCGAACGCGCTCGACGCCGGCTACCGCCACGTCGACACCGCCCAGATCTACGGCAACGAGACCGCCGTCGGGAAGGGGATCGCGCGGAGCGACGTCGACCGCGAGGAGGTCTTCCTCGCGTCGAAGGTGTGGATCGACAACCTCGCGCCCGCCGACGTGGCCTCGTCGACCCGCGAGAGCCTCGACAAACTCGGCGTCGACTCCGTCGATCTCATGTACGTCCACTGGCCGGCCGGAGAGTACGAGCCGGAAGAGACGCTGCCGGCGTTCGCGGAGCTTCGCGACGACGGCCTGATCGACCGCATCGGCGTCTCCAACTTCGAGCCGCACCACCTCGACGCCGCGACGGACGCGCTCGGTGAAGCGCCGTTCGCGAATCAGGTCGAGATGCACCCGCTGCTCCGACAGGAGGAGCTTCGCGAGTACGCCGACGCCAACGGCGTCGAGCTGGTGGCCTACTCGCCGCTCGCCCGCGGGGAGATCCTCGACGACCCGGCGATCGTCGACATCGCGGAGACGCACGGCGTCAGCGCCGCACAGGTGAGCCTCGCGTGGCTCCGCGAGAAGGGCGTGACCGCCATCCCGAAAGCCACCGGGACCGACCACATCCGCGACAACCTCGCGAGCGTCGACCTCGACCTCGACGACGAGGACGTCGAGGCGATCGACACCCTCGGCCGGACCGACCGCCAGCTCAACCCCGACTTCGGGCCGGACTGGTAG
- the mfnA gene encoding tyrosine decarboxylase MfnA, translated as MRQPEPEPQSFDRVLSSMCTEPHPAAREAAERFLATNPGDPATYDAVAELEARAVEGLAALADHPAPAEAAGYVTSGGTEANVQAVRSARNRHDGTDLNVVAPASAHFSFTKAAEVLGVELRTVPLDDDHRADPDAVAAAVDGATALVVGVAGSTEYGRVDPIPELAAIAEERGARLHVDAAWGGFVLPFTDRDWSFADAPVDTLTIDPHKFGQAPVPAGGLLAREDAALDALAVDTPYLESRSQATLTGTRSGAGVAGAVAAMDALWPDGYREAAERAADNADWLAAELAARGYDVVDPELPLVAADVPESEFAALRDAGWKVSRTGSGELRVVCMPHVTRSALRAFIDDLDGIRR; from the coding sequence ATGCGTCAGCCGGAACCCGAGCCGCAGTCGTTCGATCGGGTGCTCTCCTCGATGTGTACCGAGCCGCACCCGGCGGCCCGCGAGGCCGCCGAGCGCTTCCTCGCGACGAACCCCGGCGACCCCGCCACCTACGATGCGGTCGCGGAGCTAGAGGCGCGCGCGGTCGAGGGGCTCGCGGCGTTAGCCGACCACCCGGCCCCGGCCGAGGCCGCCGGGTACGTCACCTCCGGCGGCACCGAGGCGAACGTTCAGGCGGTGCGGTCGGCGCGGAACCGGCACGACGGGACCGATCTCAACGTCGTCGCGCCGGCGAGCGCGCACTTCTCGTTCACCAAGGCGGCAGAGGTGCTCGGCGTGGAGCTACGGACGGTCCCCCTCGACGACGACCACCGGGCCGACCCCGATGCGGTCGCGGCCGCGGTCGACGGCGCGACCGCGCTCGTCGTCGGCGTCGCCGGCAGCACGGAGTACGGCCGGGTCGACCCGATCCCTGAGCTGGCGGCGATAGCCGAGGAGCGCGGGGCGCGGCTCCACGTCGACGCCGCGTGGGGCGGGTTCGTCCTCCCCTTCACCGACCGCGACTGGTCGTTCGCGGACGCGCCGGTCGACACGCTGACGATCGACCCCCACAAGTTCGGGCAGGCGCCGGTGCCGGCGGGCGGCCTGCTCGCCCGCGAGGACGCCGCGCTCGACGCGCTCGCGGTCGACACCCCCTACTTGGAGTCCCGGTCGCAGGCGACGCTGACCGGGACCCGGAGCGGCGCGGGCGTCGCGGGCGCCGTCGCGGCGATGGACGCGCTGTGGCCCGACGGCTACCGCGAGGCGGCCGAGCGCGCGGCCGACAACGCCGACTGGCTCGCCGCCGAACTCGCGGCCCGCGGGTACGACGTCGTCGACCCCGAACTCCCGCTCGTCGCGGCCGACGTGCCCGAGTCGGAGTTCGCGGCGCTCCGCGACGCCGGCTGGAAGGTGTCGCGGACCGGCAGCGGAGAGCTCCGCGTGGTGTGTATGCCGCACGTGACGCGCTCGGCGCTGCGGGCGTTCATCGACGACCTCGACGGGATCCGACGGTAG
- a CDS encoding sulfite exporter TauE/SafE family protein — protein sequence MALSPLLGTDVLLFAAIGLLGGAHCIGMCGPLVTVYASRMDADAGRTDGGGADAAPTASAPTGREGHLTTYEVRQHALFNLGRAASYATIGTLLGALGGAVLVTTATLTGAAETVRGGVGLLVGAAVIFVGIRYLLGGATGGVHLPGLERVTGWLTGHVDRLANGPGIVALGAVHGLLPCPILYPAYLYAFASGSAVAGGVALGALGLGTIPAVFAYGTLIESVDPVHRRRIHRLLGVAFVALGYVLFAHGLMSVGIRVPHPRLPFWNPLDAGMGGM from the coding sequence ATGGCCCTCTCGCCGCTCCTCGGGACCGACGTGCTGCTGTTCGCCGCCATCGGGCTGCTCGGCGGCGCCCACTGCATCGGCATGTGCGGCCCGCTCGTCACCGTCTACGCGAGCCGGATGGACGCCGACGCCGGCCGGACCGACGGCGGCGGGGCGGACGCCGCGCCGACCGCGAGCGCGCCGACCGGCCGCGAGGGCCACCTGACCACCTACGAGGTCCGCCAGCACGCGCTGTTCAACCTCGGGCGCGCGGCGAGTTACGCGACGATCGGGACCCTCCTCGGCGCGCTCGGCGGTGCGGTCCTCGTCACCACCGCGACCCTGACGGGCGCCGCGGAGACCGTTCGCGGCGGGGTCGGCCTCCTCGTGGGCGCGGCCGTGATCTTCGTCGGCATTCGGTACCTCCTCGGCGGCGCGACCGGCGGGGTCCACCTCCCCGGGCTCGAACGCGTCACCGGGTGGCTCACGGGGCACGTCGACCGACTCGCGAACGGGCCGGGCATCGTCGCGCTCGGCGCGGTCCACGGGCTGCTCCCCTGTCCGATCCTCTACCCGGCGTACCTGTACGCGTTCGCGAGCGGCTCGGCGGTCGCGGGCGGCGTCGCGCTCGGCGCGCTCGGACTCGGGACGATCCCCGCCGTCTTCGCCTACGGGACGCTGATCGAGAGCGTCGACCCCGTCCACCGCCGCCGGATCCACCGGCTGCTGGGCGTCGCGTTCGTCGCGCTCGGCTACGTGCTGTTCGCGCACGGGCTGATGTCCGTCGGGATCCGCGTGCCGCACCCGCGGCTCCCGTTCTGGAACCCGCTCGACGCGGGCATGGGGGGGATGTGA
- a CDS encoding halocyanin domain-containing protein — protein MSSDDVSRRAFMRTAGGAAAAAGAATATAGTAAAQEVEPDWPSAAEGNVGSYTDARGQDSVTISVGAGDQGLAFDPTLVWVDEGTTVVWEWTGAGGAHNVQTVDDGGPASLDSGDPVGEEGNTYEYETSGEDAGITHYHCVPHTATGMHAGIAVGEDVATVEVGGGSSDAVFVPDAARALGIATFIAMVSTLGLAFVFMKYGGTITRQEQA, from the coding sequence ATGAGTTCGGACGACGTCTCTCGGCGCGCGTTCATGCGGACGGCCGGCGGTGCGGCGGCCGCCGCCGGCGCGGCGACGGCGACGGCGGGGACGGCGGCTGCACAGGAAGTGGAACCCGACTGGCCGAGCGCCGCCGAAGGCAACGTCGGGTCCTACACCGACGCCCGCGGCCAAGACTCGGTAACCATCTCGGTCGGCGCCGGCGACCAGGGCCTCGCGTTCGACCCGACCCTCGTGTGGGTCGACGAGGGGACGACGGTCGTCTGGGAGTGGACCGGCGCCGGCGGCGCGCACAACGTCCAGACCGTCGACGACGGCGGCCCGGCAAGCCTCGACAGCGGCGACCCCGTGGGCGAGGAGGGGAACACCTACGAGTACGAGACCTCCGGCGAGGACGCCGGCATCACCCACTACCACTGCGTGCCTCACACCGCGACCGGCATGCACGCCGGCATCGCCGTGGGCGAGGACGTCGCCACCGTCGAGGTCGGCGGGGGGAGTTCGGACGCGGTGTTCGTCCCGGACGCCGCCCGCGCGCTCGGCATCGCGACGTTCATCGCGATGGTGAGCACGCTGGGGCTGGCGTTCGTCTTCATGAAGTACGGCGGTACGATTACCCGGCAGGAGCAGGCGTAG
- a CDS encoding cation-translocating P-type ATPase → MSGTPDPAPGESDEARPGSGPSDDPSACTLCELPTEGVDVTDGEGNRFCCTGCRDVYGALGDADVDADAVRERRQAGDDGDGADAADGDRDVPDGHEPTYLEVDGMHCATCEAFIETVATDAAGVSGASASYVTDTVRIDRDPDAVTVEDLTETVSGLGYSAYARDDAFSRRQAHNLATARLAAGVLVGMAVMLQYIVLIYPTYFAFPFYDQRTLDYLNEAMASTSGTYFFIVIGVLTTIVLLFTGKPILRGAYVSAKTRSPNMDLLVAIAAVSAYLYSTLAVIFVESPSIYYDVTVAIIVIVTVGNHYEDSVKERATELLSEVTAVQVDDARRLTADGDAESVAVEALEPGDRLLVRAGERVPVDGEAVDGDAAVDESVVTGESLPVRKVAGDAVVGGSVVADGSLTVAVGPDATSSLDRVAELVYDLQSGNHGVQKLADRLATVFVPAVLVIAVVAAGASLALGGAPTDAMLVGLTVLIVSCPCALGLATPLAVAAGIRDALERNIVVFDDTVFERIRDADTVVFDKTGTLTTGEMRLIDREVDDDLLRLAAALESRSAHPVGQAVAAARAGFDGAAALGGSTDDGATPAVADGGTEAVDAPGPGGESEPTVESFESHARGVSGVVDGVEVVVGHPDLFDERGWTVPDEVREAVADARDVGRVPVAVGRDGAAEGFVVVGDELREGWEETVTALDESGVEVIVLTGDDERAATVFAEHDAVSSVFAGVPPEGKAEAVGRLKERGVTVMVGDGTNDAPALAAADLGVALGGGTAMAADAADVAIVDDELGSVATVFELARAAGRRVRGNIGWAFCYNAVAIPLAATGLLNPLFAAVAMGASSLLVVTNSSRALLSED, encoded by the coding sequence ATGAGCGGAACCCCCGACCCGGCGCCGGGCGAGAGCGACGAGGCGCGTCCCGGCTCGGGCCCGAGCGACGACCCCTCGGCGTGTACCCTCTGTGAGCTCCCGACCGAGGGCGTCGACGTCACAGACGGCGAGGGCAACCGCTTCTGTTGTACCGGCTGCCGGGACGTGTACGGCGCCCTCGGGGACGCAGACGTGGACGCCGACGCGGTCCGAGAGCGCCGGCAGGCGGGGGACGACGGCGACGGAGCGGACGCCGCCGACGGCGACCGCGACGTCCCCGACGGCCACGAGCCGACGTACTTGGAGGTCGACGGGATGCACTGCGCGACCTGCGAGGCGTTCATCGAGACGGTGGCGACCGACGCGGCGGGCGTCAGCGGCGCGAGCGCGAGCTACGTCACCGACACCGTCCGGATCGACCGCGACCCCGACGCCGTCACAGTCGAGGACCTCACGGAGACGGTGAGCGGGCTGGGGTACAGCGCGTACGCCCGCGACGACGCCTTCTCGCGCCGGCAGGCGCACAACTTGGCGACCGCCCGGCTCGCGGCGGGCGTCCTCGTCGGGATGGCGGTCATGCTACAGTACATCGTCTTAATCTACCCGACGTACTTCGCGTTCCCGTTCTACGACCAACGGACCCTCGACTACCTCAACGAGGCGATGGCCTCGACCTCCGGCACGTACTTCTTCATCGTCATCGGGGTGTTGACAACCATCGTCCTCCTCTTCACCGGGAAGCCGATCCTGCGCGGGGCGTACGTCAGCGCGAAGACGCGCTCCCCGAACATGGACCTGCTCGTCGCCATTGCGGCGGTGAGCGCGTACCTCTACAGCACCCTCGCGGTGATATTCGTCGAGTCGCCCTCGATATACTACGACGTGACGGTGGCGATCATCGTCATCGTCACGGTGGGGAACCACTACGAGGACTCGGTGAAAGAGCGCGCGACGGAGCTGCTCTCCGAGGTCACCGCGGTCCAGGTGGACGACGCCCGGCGGCTGACCGCGGACGGCGACGCCGAGTCGGTCGCCGTCGAGGCGCTCGAACCGGGCGACCGGCTGCTCGTGCGCGCGGGCGAGCGAGTCCCGGTCGACGGCGAGGCGGTCGACGGCGACGCCGCGGTCGACGAGTCGGTCGTCACCGGCGAGTCGCTGCCGGTCCGGAAGGTCGCGGGCGACGCGGTCGTCGGCGGCTCGGTCGTCGCGGACGGCTCGCTCACGGTCGCGGTCGGGCCGGACGCGACCTCCAGCCTCGACCGCGTCGCGGAGCTGGTGTACGACCTCCAGAGCGGGAACCACGGCGTCCAGAAGCTCGCGGACCGGCTCGCGACGGTGTTCGTCCCGGCGGTCCTCGTCATCGCGGTCGTCGCCGCCGGCGCGTCGCTCGCGCTCGGCGGCGCGCCGACCGACGCGATGCTCGTCGGGCTGACGGTGCTGATCGTCTCCTGCCCGTGCGCGCTCGGGCTGGCGACGCCGCTCGCGGTCGCCGCGGGGATCCGCGACGCCCTCGAACGCAACATCGTCGTCTTCGACGACACCGTCTTCGAGCGGATCCGCGACGCCGACACGGTCGTCTTCGACAAGACCGGGACGCTGACGACGGGCGAGATGCGGCTGATCGACCGCGAGGTCGACGACGACCTGCTCCGGCTCGCGGCCGCCCTCGAATCGCGGTCCGCGCACCCGGTCGGACAGGCGGTCGCGGCCGCCCGGGCCGGCTTCGACGGCGCCGCCGCCCTCGGAGGGTCGACCGACGACGGCGCGACGCCGGCGGTCGCTGACGGCGGGACCGAGGCGGTCGACGCGCCCGGGCCGGGGGGCGAGTCCGAGCCGACCGTCGAGTCCTTCGAGAGCCACGCCCGCGGCGTCTCCGGCGTCGTCGACGGCGTCGAGGTCGTCGTCGGCCACCCGGACCTGTTCGACGAGCGGGGCTGGACCGTCCCCGACGAGGTCCGCGAGGCGGTCGCGGACGCCCGCGACGTGGGTCGCGTCCCGGTCGCGGTCGGCCGCGACGGCGCCGCCGAGGGGTTCGTCGTGGTGGGCGACGAGCTACGGGAGGGGTGGGAGGAGACGGTGACGGCGCTCGACGAGTCCGGGGTCGAGGTGATCGTCCTCACCGGCGACGACGAGCGCGCCGCGACCGTGTTCGCGGAGCACGACGCGGTCTCGTCGGTGTTCGCCGGCGTGCCGCCGGAGGGGAAAGCCGAGGCGGTCGGGCGGCTGAAGGAGCGCGGCGTCACGGTGATGGTGGGCGACGGGACGAACGACGCGCCGGCGCTGGCCGCGGCGGACCTCGGGGTCGCGCTCGGCGGCGGCACCGCGATGGCGGCCGACGCCGCCGACGTGGCCATCGTCGACGACGAACTCGGCTCCGTGGCGACCGTCTTCGAACTCGCCCGGGCGGCCGGCCGGCGCGTCAGGGGGAACATCGGCTGGGCGTTCTGCTACAACGCGGTCGCCATCCCGCTCGCGGCGACCGGCCTCCTGAACCCGCTGTTCGCCGCGGTCGCGATGGGCGCGTCGAGCCTGCTCGTGGTGACGAACTCCTCGCGGGCGCTGCTCTCCGAGGACTGA